The DNA region GGATTTTTTACAAGATAGTTATTCAACAGGAGTTGTTTATGATAAACCAAGTTCATCTTTTTTTAGTTTTTATCAAATGTGAGATAGTTGAAAAAATACATATATGGTTGAAAAATTTTATGATGTTAAAAAGGAAAATTTTTTAAATGATTTAACTGATTTTATTTATGCTTTTGCCGTAAAATATAATATGTATTCTACATAATTTTAATTTGTTTGATTTACAAGCAAAATTAAAAAATTTTTTAAGTAAAAATTATAAAAATAAATATTATAAAAAAATAAAACAAAAAATATTTTCATATGTAAGATTGAAAGATTTCATCAAAATTATACTAAATTATTTGTATTTGAAGAAAAAATATTAAATGTCGTTAGTTTACAGAATAAATTAAATGATTATTATTATTTTTATAATTTTGAAAGAGTGCATAAGTCTTTAAATTTTAAGACACCATTTAACTTTTTGAATAGTTTAATTAAATAATTTTAAATTATTAAGTTTTGTATTTAAACTAATTTTTAGTTTGTTTAATTTTATATTTTTTATTTATTTATTTTATGATATTTTTATATTATAAAATAAATATTTTTATTATTTTTGTTATTTTATTGTAATCTTTAAAATGTATGTGGCATACTACATACAAGTTTCGATAAATTTTTAATATAAAATAATACTATCATTGAAAGCAACATTTTTTTCTATAGTTACTTCGCTATTAAATTATTAATTATGATAAGTGATACTAATATTTTTTGGTTTAATTTGTAACGAATAACTTAATTCTTTCATAATTGCTTCATTAATTTCAACTGTTAAATCATTTAGGTTTTCTTTTGCCATTACTTTTCCACTAATATAAATGTACAATAATGAATTATCAATCATGAGACATTCAACTTTATCTGCAAAATATTGGTGAGTCATATCCCGGATTGCATATAAAATAATCTTTTTAATTGTTAATAAACTAACAACAATTGTCCCACGATGATTATTTTCAATTGTTAATTCATTAAAATTATTATTCATCTTCAATTTCTCCTTTTATAAATTGTTAAAATTAAGCTCGTCCGGAATATTTTCCATCACTAGTTGAAACAGTAATAACTTCTCCTTTTTTAATAAACAACGGAACCTGTAATTCTCAGCCAGTTTCTAGCACTGCTTTTTTCATTGCACCAGAACTAGTATCACCTTTTACTGCTACTTCTGCCTCAGTAACTGTTAGATCGACCTTATCTGGTAAAATAATTCCCAATACTTCACCATCATATTTGGTAACAGAAGCCATTACTCCTTCTTTTAAAAATTTTTTTTCTCAAACTAAATTAGTTGAGGGAATTTCTAATTGCTCATAAGTTTGCGTATCCATAAAAATGACATTCGTACCATCATCATATAAATATTGCATTTCAACCTTATCAATTATTGCTTTTTTAACTTTATCACCACCAGTGAAAGTAATATTTGTTATTGCATTGCTACGCAAATTTTTAACTTTTGTTTTAACATGCGCTTGCCCACGACCAGATTTTGAATGTTGTGCTTCAATTACTACGTAAATATTACCCTCATATTGAAACGTTAATCCCGGGCGGAAATCGTTTACACTAATCATCTTCTTCTTCCTTTTCTATTGTTCCTAGTTTAATTATATCGTAATTTTAAACAGATAGTTATTAAAATCAATAAAAAGGAGAAAATTTTTTTTAAACAAATTTTCTCCAAATATTTTAATTTTATAAAATTGTAAGATAACTCTAAATATTAATACGATTTTCACCACAATATCGATTTGAGGTTGATAATGCCTTAATAATAACATAATCAGTTGTTTTAGTAATTGCAAAATGACGGGTTGATAAATAAAATTTTGGATTTAAGATAGCAAAATAGGCCATCATATTCTCAACTGATAAGGCTTTTAACACTTTCGCTTCATAATTAAATGTAATGGTATCTAATGCAAGTGGTTGGTTTTGATATAATGTTATTGAAATAATATCAGTTTTATCTGTAAAATGGATACTATTCTTATTAGCAATAATTTGTACTCATAATAATGCTGTCTTTGCACCGCCACTTGTTAGTGGTTGTCAAGGTAAATCAGTTCACGATTTTGAAATGCCATTTTTGTCATAATAAATAAATTTTAATTCCGCATTTCGAATTTCACCATGATATTCGTTTGTTTCTAATGCATCATAAACTGCATTTTGAAATATCGTTTCAGTTACTTTTGTGGTTGGTTGTTGTGTTTCAAAAACAGGAATTAAAGATAATTCACTTTTAAATAAAGATAACGAAATTTTACTACGATCACGCGTTTCCATTCTAACACAACTAACAACAGTCGCAGGAATACTAATAATCATTAAAGCCGTAAAAGATGTTAACAACTTTTTCATATTAATAATCCTCCCTAAACGCCTTATAATCAGTTTGAATAATTGCTAATTGTTGTTGATAACGTTTTTCAAT from Spiroplasma kunkelii CR2-3x includes:
- a CDS encoding MMB_0454 family protein is translated as MNNNFNELTIENNHRGTIVVSLLTIKKIILYAIRDMTHQYFADKVECLMIDNSLLYIYISGKVMAKENLNDLTVEINEAIMKELSYSLQIKPKNISITYHN
- the efp gene encoding elongation factor P produces the protein MISVNDFRPGLTFQYEGNIYVVIEAQHSKSGRGQAHVKTKVKNLRSNAITNITFTGGDKVKKAIIDKVEMQYLYDDGTNVIFMDTQTYEQLEIPSTNLVWEKKFLKEGVMASVTKYDGEVLGIILPDKVDLTVTEAEVAVKGDTSSGAMKKAVLETGWELQVPLFIKKGEVITVSTSDGKYSGRA